From Diceros bicornis minor isolate mBicDic1 chromosome 21, mDicBic1.mat.cur, whole genome shotgun sequence, the proteins below share one genomic window:
- the PYCR3 gene encoding pyrroline-5-carboxylate reductase 3 isoform X1 → MAAAAAPGSLRVGFVGAGHMAEAIAQGIIRAGKVEAQHVLASAPTDRNLCRFLALGCQTTHSNQEVLQSCSLIFFATKPHILPAVLAEVAPVVTTEHILVSMAAGVSLSTLEELLPPTARVLRVSPNLPCVVQEGAMVMARGRHAGSSEVKLLQTLLEACGQCEEVPEAHVDIHTGLSGSGVAFVCTFSEALAEGAIKMGMPSGLAHRIAAQTLLGTAKMLLQEGQHPAQLRTNVCTPGGTTIYGLHALEQGGLRAATMSAVEAATCRAKELSRK, encoded by the exons ATGGCGGCTGCGGCGGCGCCTGGTTCGCTGCGGGTGGGCTTCGTGGGCGCGGGGCACATGGCGGAGGCCATCGCGCAGGGCATCATCCGAGCAG GAAAAGTGGAAGCTCAGCACGTGCTGGCCAGTGCACCGACTGACAGGAACCTCTGCCGCTTCCTG GCTCTAGGCTGCCAGACCACCCATTCTAACCAGGAGGTGCTACAGAGCTGCTCGCTCATCTTCTTTGCCACCAAGCCCCACATCCTGCCAGCTGTCCTGGCAGAGGTGGCCCCTGTGGTCACCACTGAGCACATCTTGGTGTCCATGGCTGCCGGGGTCTCTCTGAGCACCCTGGAGGAG CTGCTGCCCCCGACTGCACGGGTACTGCGGGTCTCGCCCAACCTGCCCTGTGTGGTCCAGGAGGGGGCCATGGTGATGGCACGGGGCCGCCATGCTGGGAGCAGCGAGGTCAAGCTCCTGCAGACCCTGCTGGAGGCCTGCGGGCAGTGCGAGGAGGTGCCCGAGGCCCACGTGGACATCCACACCGGCCTCAGTGGCAGCGGCGTGGCCTTT GTATGCACCTTCTCCGAGGCCCTGGCTGAAGGTGCCATCAAGATGGGCATGCCCAGTGGCCTGGCCCATCGCATTGCTGCCCAGACTCTGCTG GGGACGGCCAAGATGCTGCTGCAGGAGGGGCAGCACCCAGCACAGCTGCGGACGAACGTGTGCACGCCGGGCGGCACCACCATCTACGGGCTCCATGCCCTGGAGCAGGGGGGGCTGCGGGCAGCCACTATGAGTGCCGTGGAGGCCGCCACCTGCCGGGCCAAGGAGCTCAGCAGGAAGTAA
- the PYCR3 gene encoding pyrroline-5-carboxylate reductase 3 isoform X2 — MAAAAAPGSLRVGFVGAGHMAEAIAQGIIRAGKVEAQHVLASAPTDRNLCRFLALGCQTTHSNQEVLQSCSLIFFATKPHILPAVLAEVAPVVTTEHILVSMAAGVSLSTLEEEGAMVMARGRHAGSSEVKLLQTLLEACGQCEEVPEAHVDIHTGLSGSGVAFVCTFSEALAEGAIKMGMPSGLAHRIAAQTLLGTAKMLLQEGQHPAQLRTNVCTPGGTTIYGLHALEQGGLRAATMSAVEAATCRAKELSRK; from the exons ATGGCGGCTGCGGCGGCGCCTGGTTCGCTGCGGGTGGGCTTCGTGGGCGCGGGGCACATGGCGGAGGCCATCGCGCAGGGCATCATCCGAGCAG GAAAAGTGGAAGCTCAGCACGTGCTGGCCAGTGCACCGACTGACAGGAACCTCTGCCGCTTCCTG GCTCTAGGCTGCCAGACCACCCATTCTAACCAGGAGGTGCTACAGAGCTGCTCGCTCATCTTCTTTGCCACCAAGCCCCACATCCTGCCAGCTGTCCTGGCAGAGGTGGCCCCTGTGGTCACCACTGAGCACATCTTGGTGTCCATGGCTGCCGGGGTCTCTCTGAGCACCCTGGAGGAG GAGGGGGCCATGGTGATGGCACGGGGCCGCCATGCTGGGAGCAGCGAGGTCAAGCTCCTGCAGACCCTGCTGGAGGCCTGCGGGCAGTGCGAGGAGGTGCCCGAGGCCCACGTGGACATCCACACCGGCCTCAGTGGCAGCGGCGTGGCCTTT GTATGCACCTTCTCCGAGGCCCTGGCTGAAGGTGCCATCAAGATGGGCATGCCCAGTGGCCTGGCCCATCGCATTGCTGCCCAGACTCTGCTG GGGACGGCCAAGATGCTGCTGCAGGAGGGGCAGCACCCAGCACAGCTGCGGACGAACGTGTGCACGCCGGGCGGCACCACCATCTACGGGCTCCATGCCCTGGAGCAGGGGGGGCTGCGGGCAGCCACTATGAGTGCCGTGGAGGCCGCCACCTGCCGGGCCAAGGAGCTCAGCAGGAAGTAA
- the GFUS gene encoding GDP-L-fucose synthase isoform X5 yields the protein MVGGLFRNIKYNLDFWRKNVHINDNVLHSAFEVGARKVVSCLSTCIFPDKTTYPIDETMIHNGPPHSSNFGYSYAKRMIDVQNRAYFQQHGCTFTAVIPTNVFGPHDNFNIEDGHVLPGLIHKVHLAKSSGSALMVWGTGKPRRQFIYSLDLARLFIWVLREYNEVEPIILSVGEEDEVSIQEAAEAVVEAMDFHGEVTFDTSKSDGQFKKTASNGKLRAYLPDFRFTPFKQAVKETCTWFTDNYEQARK from the exons AGGAAAAATGTGCACATCAACGACAACGTCCTGCACTCGGCTTTTGAGGTGGGCGCGCGTAAGGTGGTCTCCTGCCTGTCTACCTGCATCTTCCCTGACAAGACCACCTACCCTATTGACGAGACCATG ATCCACAACGGGCCTCCGCACAGCAGCAATTTTGGCTACTCCTACGCCAAGAGGATGATCGATGTGCAGAACAG GGCCTACTTCCAGCAGCATGGCTGCACCTTCACCGCTGTCATCCCCACCAATGTCTTTGGGCCCCATGACAACTTCAACATCGAGGACGGCCACGTGCTGCCAGGCCTCATCCACAAGGTGCACCTGGCCAAGA GCAGCGGCTCAGCCCTGATGGTGTGGGGTACGGGGAAGCCGCGAAGGCAGTTCATCTACTCACTG GACCTGGCCCGGCTGTTTATCTGGGTCCTTCGGGAGTACAATGAAGTGGAACCCATCATCCTCTCAg TGGGTGAGGAGGATGAGGTCTCCATCCAGGAGGCAGCCGAGGCTGTGGTGGAGGCCATGGACTTCCACGGGGAGGTCACC TTTGATACAAGCAAGTCGGACGGGCAGTTTAAGAAGACAGCCAGTAACGGCAAGCTGCGGGCCTACCTGCCTGACTTCCGGTTCACGCCCTTCAAGCAGG CTGTGAAGGAGACCTGCACCTGGTTCACAGACAACTACGAGCAGGCCCGGAAATGA
- the TIGD5 gene encoding tigger transposable element-derived protein 5 — protein MYPAGPPARPAPRRGRRPPPGRPAQLPRPPAPAPAPAARPPPPAPVPRPRVAVKMAFRKAYSIKDKLQAIERVKGGERQASVCRDFGVPGGTLRGWLKDEPKLRWFLEQLGGEVGTQRKKMRLANEEEIDRAVYSWFLALRQHGVPLSGPLIQAQAEAFARQIYGPECTFKASHGWFWRWQKRHGISSQRIYGEAEPPAAGPAPGPPVKQEPAQPPGAGPLQDRAPAQPPPAEGGYGDEQIYNANVTGLYWKLLPEQAAPLGTGGCGRRWRGDRVTVLLAANLTGSHKLKPLVIGQLPDPPSLRHHNQDKFPASYRYSPDAWLSRPLLRGWFFEEFVPGVRRYLRRSCLQQKAVLLVAHPPCPSPAARIPTLEESEETPRRCRPESLGPPEELQTPDGAVRVLFLSKGSSRAHIPAPLEQGVVATFKQLYKRELLRLAVSCAGGSPLDFMRSFMLKDMLHLAGLSWDLVQAGSIERCWLLGLRAAFEPRPAEECAGQLASQAEEAAEHSRVLSDLTHLAALAYKHLAPEEVAEWLHLDDDGGLPDSGREEAGPGRPPALAPVAPPPPASLPFVLGGGEEEEATVPTAGEAVQGLETALRWLENQDPREVGPLKLVQLRSLISMARRLGGIGPSLAVPDDGV, from the coding sequence atgtACCCCGCGGGCCCCCCGGCCCGCCCAGCCCCGCGCCGCGGCCGCCGCCCCCCGCCCGGCCGCCCCGCGCAGCTGCCGCGGCCCCCTGCGCCCGCCCCGGCTCCTGCCGCGCGCCCGCCGCCCCCCGCGCCCGTGCCGCGGCCCCGCGTGGCTGTGAAGATGGCTTTCCGCAAGGCCTACTCCATCAAGGACAAGCTGCAGGCCATCGAGCGCGTAAAGGGCGGCGAGCGGCAGGCCAGCGTGTGCCGCGACTTCGGCGTGCCCGGCGGCACGCTGCGCGGCTGGCTCAAGGACGAGCCCAAGCTGCGCTGGTTCCTGGAGCAGTTGGGCGGCGAGGTGGGCACGCAGCGCAAGAAGATGCGGCTGGCCAACGAGGAGGAGATCGACCGCGCCGTCTACTCCTGGTTCCTGGCGCTGCGCCAGCACGGCGTGCCGCTGTCGGGGCCGCTCATCCAGGCGCAGGCCGAGGCCTTCGCGCGCCAGATCTACGGGCCCGAGTGCACCTTCAAGGCCAGCCACGGCTGGTTCTGGCGCTGGCAGAAGCGCCACGGCATTTCCAGCCAACGCATCTACGGCGAGGCCGAGCCCCCGGCCGCAGGCCCCGCGCCCGGCCCGCCAGTCAAGCAGGAGCCCGCGCAGCCCCCCGGCGCCGGCCCCTTGCAGGACCGCGCCCCGGCCCAGCCGCCCCCCGCCGAGGGCGGCTACGGCGACGAGCAGATCTACAACGCCAACGTCACCGGGCTCTACTGGAAGCTGCTTCCGGAGCAGGCCGCGCCCCTGGGCACGGGGGGCTGCGGCCGGCGCTGGCGGGGCGACCGGGTGACGGTGCTGCTGGCCGCTAACCTGACCGGCAGCCACAAGCTGAAGCCGCTGGTCATCGGGCAGCTGCCAGACCCGCCCAGCCTGCGCCACCACAACCAGGACAAATTCCCGGCCTCCTACCGCTACAGCCCCGACGCCTGGCTGAGTCGCCCGCTGCTGCGGGGCTGGTTTTTTGAGGAGTTCGTCCCGGGCGTCAGGCGCTACCTGCGCCGCAGCTGCTTGCAGCAGAAGGCCGTGCTGCTGGTCGCCCACCCGCCCTGCCCGAGCCCTGCGGCCAGGATACCCACCCTAGAGGAGAGTGAGGAGACCCCCAGGCGGTGTCGGCCTGAGTCCCTCGGCCCCCCGGAGGAGCTGCAGACCCCCGACGGGGCCGTTCGGGTGCTGTTCTTGTCCAAGGGCAGCAGCCGGGCGCACATCCCTGCCCCGCTGGAGCAGGGGGTGGTGGCCACCTTCAAGCAGCTGTACAAGCGGGAGCTGCTGCGGCTGGCCGTGTCCTGTGCGGGGGGCTCCCCGCTGGACTTCATGCGCAGCTTCATGCTCAAAGACATGCTCCATCTGGCCGGCCTCTCCTGGGACCTGGTGCAGGCGGGCAGTATCGAGCGCTGCTGGCTCCTGGGCTTGCGGGCGGCTTTTGAGCCCCGGCCAGCAGAGGAGTGTGCTGGGCAGCTGGCCAGCCAGGCCGAGGAGGCTGCTGAGCACAGCAGGGTGCTCAGTGACCTCACGCACCTGGCAGCCCTGGCCTATAAGCACCTGGCACCCGAGGAGGTGGCCGAGTGGCTGCACCTGGACGATGATGGGGGGCTGCCCGACAGCGGCAGAGAGGAGGCAGGCCCCGGCCGGCCCCCTGCGCTGGCCCCTGTGGCCCCTCCACCTCCAGCCAGCCTACCGTTTGTCTtggggggtggagaggaggaggaggccaccGTGCCCACCGCTGGGGAGGCTGTTCAGGGTCTGGAGACGGCTCTGCGGTGGCTGGAGAACCAGGACCCCCGGGAGGTGGGGCCACTGAAGCTGGTTCAGCTGCGCTCACTCATCAGCATGGCCCGGAGGCTGGGGGGCATTGGGCCCTCTCTGGCAGTCCCTGATGATGGGGTGTGA